The window GCCATCGATGTATCCAACTCAAGGATATCTACAGTTCAACGACGGTCACATTTACAACATGGCTTGTCTTTCATTGAGTGAATTTACTCAAAACACAAGCAACACATTCTCAATGTACGAGCCATCGATGTATCCAACTCAAGGAAATCTACAGTTCAACGACGGTCAGATTTACAACATGGCTCAAGGTTTTATCAATCCATATATGACTATAGAGCCACAGTGGATGGATGCGCAACAACAGCTTCACCTCAACGATGGTTGTGTCATTCATGATTCATATGACAATGCAACTTTTATATCGCCCACGGTACCATCAACAGTTGATTCTCATCATCAGGTAAACAATATTGATATCTTAAATATACGTTATCAATTAAATCACATATTCGTATTATTGTTACgatgattttattttcaggACACTTTCAACAATGCATTTCTTTTCTCAACGACACCGCCATCAATACCAGCACATGTTCCACACCCTACGTACAGTTCATATCCTCCATACAATACTCTTGAAGTTGTTGAAGCCCAGCTCAATGCATTACAAGAATCAAGGGAGAACCAAACTCAAGAAACACTTCCTCGTGAAACCAACTTATCGTCTTCGGTCACAAGGGATGAGGTAGACCCAGTGGATAAGTATATTGATTGGGCTAAGGTTGAAGAAAGGGATATTGATGAACTTGATCCAGTTGAAGTTCTCGAAGCTTTAGGTTTTGGAGTAAGTCCTTAaccttgatcatatatatactgtaaTATTATTTGGTACGTACTCGTGTGTTATTCTGTATAGTCGTATAGAACATCGTATGTTTGTATTCGTAGTCTTTGTTGAATGATATTAATATACTGCAGCCTTACACGCTA is drawn from Camelina sativa cultivar DH55 chromosome 1, Cs, whole genome shotgun sequence and contains these coding sequences:
- the LOC104699219 gene encoding uncharacterized protein LOC104699219 — encoded protein: MYEPSMYPTQGYLQFNDGHIYNMACLSLSEFTQNTSNTFSMYEPSMYPTQGNLQFNDGQIYNMAQGFINPYMTIEPQWMDAQQQLHLNDGCVIHDSYDNATFISPTVPSTVDSHHQDTFNNAFLFSTTPPSIPAHVPHPTYSSYPPYNTLEVVEAQLNALQESRENQTQETLPRETNLSSSVTRDEVDPVDKYIDWAKVEERDIDELDPVEVLEALGFGVSP